Proteins encoded within one genomic window of Flavobacterium sp. NG2:
- the gyrA gene encoding DNA gyrase subunit A, producing the protein MSEGEKLIPINIEDEMKTAYIDYSMSVIVSRALPDVRDGLKPVHRRVLFGMHDLGVNSRSAHKKSARIVGEVLGKYHPHGDTSVYDAMVRMAQEWSMRYLLIDGQGNFGSVDGDSPAAMRYTEARMRKISEEILADIDKETVDFKLNFDDTLQEPTVMPTRVPTLLINGATGIAVGMATNMPPHNLTEVINGTLAYMDNNDIEIDELITHIKAPDFPTGGVIYGYEGVREAFKTGRGRVVMRAKVGFEEVDGRESIIVTEIPYQVNKADMIKRTADLVNEKKIEGIANIRDESDRNGMRIVYILKRDATPNVVLNTLYKYTQLQSSFSVNNIAIVNGRPQMLNLKDLIYHFVEHRHDVVIRRTKFELRKAEERAHILEGLIIASDNIDEVIALIRGSKNTEEAREKLIERFNLSDIQARAIVEMRLRQLTGLEQDKLRAEYEELMKLIDHLKALLADVNLRIELIKEELTEIRDKYGDERRSTIEYSGGDVSIEDLIADENVVITISHAGYIKRTNLTEYKTQNRGGVGQKSAGTRDQDFLEHMFVATNHQYMMFFTQKGKCFWMRVYEIPEGTKTAKGRAIQNLVNIESDDKVKAYICTQDLKDQEYIKGHNLVMVTKQGQVKKTSLEKYSKPRVNGVAAITIKEGDELLEAKLTNGESQIILAVKSGKLVRFEETKTRPMGRTASGVRGITLKDETDEVIGMVTVDKDDVNDTQILVVTENGYGKRTKLVDEDGEDVYRITNRGGKGVKTLNITEKTGSLISINAVTDADDLMIINKSGLTIRMAIEDLRVMGRATQGVKLINLKGKDSIAAVTKVMKDDAEEVVVDEDGNVIESAVERVKPVLEVLEDDGVADDDEDEDDEEVIDDEEDIEDDSDDDEA; encoded by the coding sequence ATGTCTGAAGGAGAAAAGTTAATTCCTATTAACATCGAGGATGAAATGAAAACTGCTTACATCGACTATTCGATGTCGGTAATTGTATCAAGAGCACTTCCAGATGTTAGAGATGGCTTGAAACCAGTACATCGTAGAGTGCTTTTTGGAATGCATGATTTAGGGGTAAACTCAAGATCCGCTCACAAGAAGTCTGCCAGAATTGTTGGAGAAGTTCTAGGAAAGTATCACCCACATGGGGATACCTCTGTTTATGATGCCATGGTTCGTATGGCTCAAGAATGGAGTATGCGTTATTTGTTAATTGACGGTCAAGGTAACTTTGGGTCTGTAGATGGTGATAGTCCAGCTGCAATGCGTTATACAGAGGCTAGAATGCGTAAAATTTCGGAAGAAATTTTGGCAGATATAGATAAAGAAACAGTTGACTTTAAGTTGAACTTTGACGATACACTTCAAGAGCCAACGGTTATGCCAACTCGTGTTCCTACCTTATTAATAAATGGAGCAACTGGAATTGCGGTAGGTATGGCAACTAATATGCCTCCTCATAACCTTACTGAGGTTATCAATGGTACATTGGCTTATATGGACAACAATGATATCGAGATTGATGAATTGATAACACATATTAAAGCACCTGATTTTCCAACAGGGGGTGTGATTTATGGCTATGAAGGTGTTCGTGAGGCGTTCAAAACAGGTAGAGGACGTGTTGTAATGCGTGCCAAAGTTGGTTTTGAAGAAGTTGATGGTAGAGAATCAATCATTGTAACCGAAATTCCATACCAAGTAAATAAAGCAGATATGATCAAACGTACTGCTGATTTGGTAAACGAGAAAAAAATTGAGGGCATTGCTAATATTCGTGATGAATCGGATAGAAATGGTATGCGTATCGTATATATATTGAAACGTGATGCAACTCCAAATGTGGTGTTAAATACATTATATAAATATACACAATTACAGTCTTCATTCAGTGTTAATAATATTGCTATTGTTAACGGTCGACCACAGATGTTGAATCTTAAAGATTTAATTTATCATTTTGTGGAGCACCGTCATGACGTAGTGATTAGAAGAACAAAATTTGAATTACGTAAGGCAGAAGAAAGAGCACACATCTTAGAAGGTTTAATTATTGCTTCGGATAATATTGATGAAGTTATTGCGCTGATAAGAGGTTCTAAAAATACAGAGGAAGCTCGTGAGAAATTAATTGAAAGATTTAATTTATCAGATATTCAAGCTAGAGCAATTGTTGAAATGCGTTTGCGTCAATTAACAGGTCTGGAACAAGATAAGTTAAGAGCTGAGTATGAGGAATTAATGAAGTTAATTGATCACTTAAAAGCTTTATTAGCAGATGTTAATTTGAGAATTGAGTTGATTAAAGAGGAGCTTACTGAAATTAGAGATAAATACGGAGATGAGCGTCGTTCAACAATTGAGTATTCAGGAGGTGATGTAAGTATCGAAGACTTAATCGCTGATGAAAATGTAGTAATTACTATTTCGCATGCAGGATACATCAAACGTACTAACTTGACAGAGTATAAAACTCAAAATAGAGGTGGTGTAGGGCAAAAAAGCGCTGGTACAAGAGATCAAGATTTCTTAGAACATATGTTTGTTGCGACGAATCATCAATATATGATGTTCTTTACTCAAAAAGGAAAATGTTTCTGGATGCGTGTATACGAAATTCCAGAAGGAACTAAAACTGCTAAGGGTAGAGCGATTCAGAACTTGGTGAATATTGAAAGCGACGATAAAGTAAAAGCCTATATATGTACACAAGATTTAAAAGATCAGGAGTACATTAAAGGACATAACCTTGTAATGGTAACTAAACAAGGACAAGTTAAAAAGACTTCATTAGAGAAATATTCTAAGCCTAGGGTGAATGGTGTTGCAGCTATTACTATTAAAGAAGGGGATGAGTTATTAGAAGCGAAATTAACCAATGGTGAAAGCCAGATTATTTTGGCTGTGAAATCAGGTAAATTAGTTCGATTTGAAGAAACTAAAACGCGTCCGATGGGTAGAACTGCTTCTGGAGTACGTGGAATTACTTTAAAAGATGAAACGGATGAAGTAATTGGTATGGTTACTGTAGATAAAGACGATGTTAATGATACTCAAATCTTAGTTGTAACTGAAAATGGATATGGAAAACGTACTAAATTAGTCGATGAAGATGGTGAGGATGTTTATAGAATTACCAACCGTGGAGGTAAAGGTGTGAAAACACTTAATATTACTGAGAAAACGGGTAGTCTAATTTCGATTAATGCGGTTACGGATGCTGATGATTTAATGATTATCAATAAGTCTGGATTAACGATTCGTATGGCTATTGAAGACCTACGTGTCATGGGACGTGCAACTCAAGGGGTGAAATTGATTAACCTTAAAGGAAAAGATTCTATCGCTGCAGTTACTAAAGTAATGAAAGATGATGCCGAAGAAGTTGTGGTTGATGAAGATGGTAATGTTATCGAGTCAGCTGTTGAAAGAGTAAAACCAGTTCTAGAAGTTTTAGAAGATGATGGTGTTGCTGACGATGATGAGGACGAAGATGATGAAGAGGTTATCGATGACGAAGAAGATATTGAGGATGATTCTGATGATGATGAGGCCTAA